The following are encoded in a window of Flavobacterium psychrotrophum genomic DNA:
- a CDS encoding addiction module component CHP02574 family protein, which translates to MKLQYISDNEGNTTAVVIPIEEWNEIKARHSDIAEAENDYELSESAKAILDERLATENISDFIPVEEMQKRLREKYGL; encoded by the coding sequence ATGAAACTTCAATATATATCAGACAACGAAGGCAATACTACAGCAGTAGTCATCCCAATAGAAGAATGGAATGAAATTAAGGCACGCCACTCTGATATTGCTGAAGCAGAAAATGATTATGAATTATCTGAAAGCGCAAAAGCCATACTTGATGAACGTTTAGCTACCGAAAATATATCAGACTTTATACCTGTTGAGGAAATGCAAAAACGTTTAAGGGAAAAGTATGGCTTATAA
- a CDS encoding DUF3817 domain-containing protein, whose amino-acid sequence MKKLFTTNIGRLRIIGFLEGISLLALFFIAMPLKYILNDATMVKSLGPIHGSLFLLFIVNTLSVGISEGWKFKETTWKVLLACVIPFGTFYIDKKILSTNTR is encoded by the coding sequence ATGAAAAAACTATTTACAACAAATATTGGCCGTCTTCGCATCATTGGCTTTTTAGAAGGAATATCGCTACTGGCATTGTTTTTTATTGCCATGCCGCTTAAATACATTTTAAACGATGCCACTATGGTAAAATCTCTCGGGCCCATACATGGCTCACTTTTCCTACTCTTTATAGTAAACACCCTTAGTGTTGGCATCTCTGAAGGCTGGAAATTTAAAGAAACTACCTGGAAAGTATTATTGGCTTGTGTAATTCCGTTCGGCACTTTTTATATTGATAAAAAGATATTGAGTACCAATACCCGTTAA
- a CDS encoding TetR/AcrR family transcriptional regulator: MSSKAAATRLNILQKAFTLVYQNGYRNTSVDEIIATTQVTKGAFFYHFKNKDEMGLAMINEVMYPGMIEALTQPLAAAEDPAAELYKMMHGLLLENTFFVVKYGCPAINLIEEMAGQDAAFAKALLHLSDNWKKAIISCIEKGKAIGLIKPETNPENAALYIMSGYGGIRNLGKIYGSSCYTPFLEQFKIHLNTL; this comes from the coding sequence ATGTCATCTAAAGCTGCCGCTACCCGCCTTAACATTCTACAAAAAGCTTTTACCCTGGTGTACCAAAACGGATACCGTAATACCAGCGTAGATGAGATTATTGCTACCACCCAGGTAACTAAAGGCGCTTTTTTTTACCATTTTAAAAATAAGGACGAAATGGGCCTGGCTATGATTAACGAGGTAATGTACCCCGGCATGATCGAAGCACTTACCCAACCTCTTGCCGCCGCCGAAGACCCTGCTGCCGAACTTTATAAAATGATGCATGGCTTACTGCTGGAAAATACTTTTTTTGTGGTAAAATATGGCTGCCCTGCTATTAATCTTATTGAAGAAATGGCCGGACAGGATGCTGCTTTTGCTAAAGCACTCCTGCACCTAAGCGATAATTGGAAAAAGGCCATTATAAGTTGCATTGAAAAAGGTAAAGCAATAGGCCTCATAAAACCGGAAACCAACCCCGAAAATGCAGCACTTTACATTATGAGCGGCTATGGTGGCATTCGTAACCTTGGTAAAATTTATGGAAGCTCTTGCTATACGCCTTTTTTAGAGCAGTTTAAAATACACCTCAACACGCTTTAA